From one Nitrospira sp. MA-1 genomic stretch:
- a CDS encoding HPF/RaiA family ribosome-associated protein has protein sequence MQIQINTDRNIEGHEALAAQVSGVVESALSRFSDSITRVEVHLSDENSDKKGGNDDIRCVMEARLEGRQPVVVTHQAATVDQAVDGAADKLTRMMDSTLGQLHDEKRRRTDPPPPGAELPEDS, from the coding sequence ATGCAGATCCAAATCAATACTGATCGGAACATTGAAGGCCACGAGGCATTGGCCGCTCAGGTCAGTGGCGTCGTGGAGAGTGCACTGAGCCGATTCAGCGACTCCATCACGCGAGTAGAGGTCCATCTGAGCGATGAGAATAGCGACAAGAAGGGGGGCAATGACGACATACGTTGTGTGATGGAAGCCCGCCTTGAAGGCCGACAGCCCGTTGTGGTCACGCATCAAGCTGCGACCGTGGACCAAGCCGTCGACGGCGCTGCAGACAAGTTGACAAGAATGATGGACAGCACCCTCGGGCAACTGCACGATGAAAAGAGGCGCAGGACTGACCCTCCCCCACCTGGAGCGGAACTCCCGGAAGACTCATGA